In Bombina bombina isolate aBomBom1 chromosome 6, aBomBom1.pri, whole genome shotgun sequence, a single genomic region encodes these proteins:
- the LOC128662289 gene encoding gastrokine-1-like has translation MKALILIAALLGVSIATDNIDINNQGNTGSNVHQTVNIDNHDNIANVNQYNGWNSWNSIFDYNRGLFAARLMSKRACVVSRLNRQAVPSLEQLSKASQEKQNPNAPPPRSLTYTVSQTRVKNVAQFGGHINALCKGLPTFYATEVQGAGLFVNLHGCTDLGILRFLGISLCGNIGC, from the exons ATGAAGGCTCTT ATTCTGATCGCCGCTCTCCTTGGCGTATCCATTGCCACAGAT aATATTGACATCAACAATCAGGGAAACACTGGTTCCAATGTCCACCAGACAGTCAACATTGACAACCATGATAATATTGCCAATGTGAACCAGTACAATGGATGGAACTCTTGGAATTCAATTTTTGACTACAACAGA GGTCTTTTTGCAGCCCGGCTCATGTCTAAGAGAGCTTGTGTGGTTAGCAGGTTGAACAGACAGGCAGTTCCTAGCCTGGAGCAGCTAAGCAAAGCAAGTCAGGAGAAACAG AACCCAAATGCTCCCCCTCCACGTTCCCTGACCTACACCGTTTCCCAGACTCGCGTTAAGAATGTGGCACAATTTGGTGGACACATCAATGCTCTCTGCAAAGGACTTCCCACTTTCTATGCTACCGAGGTGCAAG GTGCTGGTCTGTTTGTCAACCTTCATGGCTGTACTGATCTCGGGATACTGAGATTTCTGGGCATCTCTCTGTGTGGGAATATTGGATGCTAA